AGAATCTTGGAGCTCTTCTCCAGCGGGCTGATCTTTAGCGCCCGCGTATCCAAATGCGGCCTCGATGCAGTAGGGATAATTGAAACCTTGTGACATGGGTTCCCTCGCACATCAGTTTCATGAGAGCCTCCACCCCCTGATCAAATGTCTCGGGGTGCCGGCCTGTGACGGAGAGTAGGTGGAGGAGCGTCTTCCACCCGATCATAGTCTGGACGTTCTTCGCATGTTCGTTCAGGATCCGAGCCGTGCCCTCGACGATGCTCTCGCAGCATGTGTCGAGAATTTCCTTGTCGAGCTTCCACATCAGGTTGATGGACCTGGAAAACGAGCTCCTCGGGGAGCTTGTCGACATGCGGGGGAGATGAGAAGAGCTCGAGCGCGATCTTGAAGAGCCCAACGATGGCCTTCTCGGCAAACGGGCAAGGCCGAGAAGAGAGGGAGCTGCGACATGACGGTGACGCAGTCATGGAACTGAGGCCAGAATGCTGCGAACCTCTGAATGTTGATCGTCGAAATCATGACCAGGAGATCCCAACAGAATCCGACGGTCTCTTCCTCTTCGACCGGAGTGCTGAATTTCTGGGCCTCGCCCTGCTGCTGCGAACATGAGAGCCCGGCCAAGGTTCTGCAGCGATTCATCGGGCAACCTGGAGCTCTCCGCTGAAAATATTCCCGATGCGACACTGCTGAATTATCTTCGAGTTGTTCTCAAACTCGCTCCCGCAGTTGAGCATCGAATCCCCCCCGCTATCCAGCGATAGCAACTGCGAGAGCCGCCCGATCAATCCCGAGACCTGGCGGCGGCTGCCAAACCCGAGGTGGGATGAGGGGAAGATCACGCCGGATTCCGACTTTGCGTGCTGGGTGAATCCGGGGTCCGACGATGGAGAGTTCTCGGGCTCGATCACGGACTGAGGCAGTAGCTTCAACCGCTTGAGCTTGAGCATGCAATCCACGATGTTCCTCCACGCCCCCCGCACCGAGTCCCCGAACTTGTTCGCGATGGTGAAGAGGGCCACCGTGGCCATTCTCGGCTTCAGCTCATTGCTGAATGCGAACAGGGTCTCCTCGGCCGTGGCGTAAGGGTTTAGCAGAGTGGTGAACTTGCAGAAGCAAGAGAGGAGCTCGTCGAGGATGTCTTCCAATCCGTATCTTGCAATTGTTGCGATGGATATCAGCCCTTCGACGCACTCCTGCAGTATCTCCTCGTCGTCGGTGTGCTCGAAGATGGCGGCAAGCGTGGCGACCGAGGGTCCTGATATGGCGGCGAACAGGTCGCGGCCCAGCTTATGGCTGAAGTCGCAGATGATGAAGGGCTCCACGACTCTCGATCTCTTGATGAGGTCGGCCCACTGGTTCGAGCTGAGCTCGGTGGGCAAACCGGTCGGGCCGAAGAGTGTGATCGCGTTGGTGGAGATGGAATGGAAGAGCTCGGAGAGGTACTCTCTGGGGAGGTCCATCCCTCCGTTGATGGCTCTGTTGTTCCTTATGAACTCCTCCTCggtcatcttcttcttcacctggGGGTTGTGCTGGTCGGTATTGAGCATGATGAGGGAGTAGCAGAGGATGAACACTGCGTCCTTGCTCACGAAGATCTCCGAGGACTGCTGCTCGTAAAACCTCTCGGAGAACGCCTCGAGGATCCTCTGTATCTTCTGAGACTCTCCAGGAAGCCGGAATGTCTCAAGGTAGGTCCGGAGGGCGGTGTCGAGGATCGCGCCGGAGAAATCAAACGTCTCAGTGAATTCTTTCAGCGCTCGGAGGTTGAACTCGTCGGGGTCGCCTAGGAAGTCCCCGATCCTGTTCTTGTCCAAGCCCGGCGTATACCGGAAGAAGTAGGCCAGGCACTTGGGGTCCGGCGGAGTCGGTACCAAATGGCAGATGTTCAAGAAATCCAGACCTTTCTTCTCGTCCCGGTTGTAGTGGTTGGCGGCGATCatgaccttcttcttcttcatcttcctcattctaACAAACTCGACCCAGGTGTCGGGGTCGTCGTAGCTGTCGCACCTCTCGACCCAGAAGGGCTTGTAATCGGAGACGTCGGCGCTGTAGGACTCCCGGTCGGGAACTTGCTCGACCTCGATGCTGTCGGCGATGGTGGTGATGACGGTGACGAGGCCCTCGAAGGCCTGGACCTGCATCGGGGACATGGGGTTGGTCGCAGGGAATGCGGTCTTGCAGAGCAATTTGCCGATCTCTTCGAACACGTTGCGCCGGATCGGGTCGCAGTCGTAGTTGACGTACATTTCGATCGCAAAGGTCGGCTGCCGGCAGAAGCCCAGGATCCCCTCGATCGCGACTTCCTGGAGCTGCACTCCGCTCCCTCCTGCCGCAATTCTTAAGAGCACGTAGGTGAAGAATGCTTCGAGTTGGAGCCTGAGGCACctgtaaattaatttaaaaaaatgtggATGCGACGACtttctctttcctcctcttttgattaatCTTGCATCGCAGCAAGCGAAATGGAACGACGGGGAGGAAATTTTTAGTAATTACCGACGGCAGAAGTGATAGAGATTCAAGACTGCGCTGCAGATCATGGAAAGAACGAGCGGGCTCGAGCACGCGGCGTAGTGGATGAGATGGTGGAAGAGATCATCCTGGACCATTCGGAGGAGCTTGGGGTGCTTCCCGATCGCCTCGCCGCGGAATTGATGAGGACGAGCGCGAAGAGCTGAACGTCCTCGTCGGAGCTGATGGAGCCGATCCCCTCAGCAGAATCGACGACTTCGCCGACGTTAAGCAGCGAGCAGAGGAAGTGGAAGATGTCGACCATGCAGCGCGCCCCGTACCCGGAGATGGGGTGTCGCtgtcggcggcggcggcggcttgaGAAGCGCGGTCGGCGGTCTCGGGCACCTTGATCTCCGGGAGGCGGGAGAAGatggcctggatgagctcgtgCATGGCATGGCGGGCGCTCCTCTGGAGGAGGTCCCCTCGGTGGACCGACTGCTGGACCACCTGGAAGCAGGTGTTGACGATGGTGCAGACGGCGTGGTCGGTGAGGAGGACGGAGACGCGAGACCGCACGATGGCTACCAGCACCTGGAGGATGCGCATGAGGACGGCGTCCTCGGCGGCCTGCTCCGTGCGCTCCAGCCGGCAGTTGGTGACGGCGAACACGACGGAGTGGATGGCCTCGCGGGCGCCGGGGTGCGCTCCTCGAAGACGTTGAGGCGGAGGATCTTGAGGACGGCGGAGAGGGCGAcgccggtggcggcggcggggaTCTCGTCGCTCTGGATGACGTCCAAGAAGGGGGAGAGGTAGATGGAGGGCTCGGTGGAGCGCCATTCGCTGTGTTGAGGGTGGAAGATGAGGGAGCGGAGGGACTTGAGGGATTGGAGGAGCTGGGGGTTGGCTCCCTCGTCTGCGCCGCCGGGGA
Above is a window of Phoenix dactylifera cultivar Barhee BC4 unplaced genomic scaffold, palm_55x_up_171113_PBpolish2nd_filt_p 001941F, whole genome shotgun sequence DNA encoding:
- the LOC120109239 gene encoding LOW QUALITY PROTEIN: ARF guanine-nucleotide exchange factor GNL2-like (The sequence of the model RefSeq protein was modified relative to this genomic sequence to represent the inferred CDS: inserted 3 bases in 3 codons; deleted 8 bases in 8 codons), with translation MEMQMEMLQRPRWPGARDGDDAYEAAGGGEAGSRHRRRDPRLKELGISCMLNTEVGAVLAVIRRPPDPISGFLPGGADEGANPQLLQSLKSLRSLIFHPQHSEWRSTEPSIYLSPFLDVIQSDEIPAAATGVALSAVLKILRLNVFEERXPGAREAIHSVVFAVTNCRLERTEQAAEDAVLMRILQVLVAIVRSRVSVLLTDHAVCTIVNTCFQVVQQSVHRGDLLQRSARHAMHELIQAIFSRLPEIKVPETADRASQAAAAADSDTPXSGYGARCMVDIFHFLCSLLNVGEVVDSAEGIGSISSDEDVQLFALVLINSXGEAIGKHPKLLRMVQDDLFHHLIHYAACSSPLVLSMICSAVLNLYHFCRRCLRLQLEAFFTYVLLRIAAGGSGVQLQEVAIEGILGFCRQPTFAIEMYVNYDCDPIRRNVFEEIGKLLCKTAFPATNPMSPMQVQAFEGLVTVITTIADSIEVEQVPDRESYSADVSDYKPFWVERCDSYDDPDTWVEFVRMRKMKKKKVMIAANHYNRDEKKGLDFLNICHLVPTPPDPKCLAYFFRYTPGLDKNRIGDFLGDPDEFNLRALKEFTETFDFSGAILDTALRTYLETFRLPGESQKIQRILEAFSERFYEQQSSEIFVSKDAVFILCYSLIMLNTDQHNPQVKKKMTEEEFIRNNRAINGGMDLPREYLSELFHSISTNAITLFGPTGLPTELSSNQWADLIKRSRVVEPFIICDFSHKLGRDLFAAISGPSVATLAAIFEHTDDEEILQECVEGLISIATIARYGLEDILDELLSCFCKFTTLLNPYATAEETLFAFSNELKPRMATVALFTIANKFGDSVRGAWRNIVDCMLKLKRLKLLPQSVIEPENSPSSDPGFTQHAKSESGVIFPSSHLGFGSRRQVSGLIGRLSQLLSLDSGGDSMLNCGSEFENNSKIIQQCRIGNIFSESSRLPDESLQNLGRALMFAAAGRGQKFSTPVEEEETVGFCWDLLVMISTINIQRFAAFWPQFHDCVTVMSQLPLFSPCPFAEKAIVGLFKIALELFSSPPHVDKLPEELVFRSINLMWKLDKEILDTCCESIVEGTARILNEHAKNVQTMIGWKTLLHLLSVTGRHPETFDQGVEALMKLMCEGTHVTRFNYPYCIEAAFGYAALKISPLEKSSKILDLMGDSVNWLIQWHKSGYSDPGSTNSSSFMEDGQKTGAGAGNLGANLFVKLAEALRKTSLVRREEIRNQAVAELRKCFAAAEELDFTPANCLACFNLVIFAMVDDLHEKMLEYSRRENSEREMKSMEGTLKEAMELLVEVFQRFMVPLSQSPGFRTFWLGVLRRMDTCMKADAGGMGDGALQELVPTLLKKMITEMKHKEILVQRDGDELWEITNIQIQWIAPSVKEELFPEEFLNRPGLGEGKAREEGIIVVHWKYRGRW